A portion of the Natronococcus sp. AD-5 genome contains these proteins:
- a CDS encoding NAD-dependent epimerase/dehydratase family protein: MHVAVTGGRGSSGRWIVDRLADEHAVTCLDREHPGETGHPDVDYRALDLTDSGAVFDALTAAEPDAVVHWAAIPVAGRHPSVDLYRNNTLAAHAVLTAAGRVGARIVQASSDGAYGFFFAEETPVPDELPVTEDHALRPEDPYGLSKVVTEEIGRTVARRDGVPVSSVRPSWIQFPGDYPCRDDEYVSDLAAGAGNFWSYVDVRDVVGVVEAALTADFAGHEAFNCVAPDNALGRPLRELLREHYGRLPEDCTVEGDAAAYSTAKAADVLGWEPTRSWREAADESVPEPTV, translated from the coding sequence ATGCACGTCGCAGTTACGGGCGGCCGGGGCTCGTCGGGCCGCTGGATCGTCGATCGACTCGCCGACGAACACGCGGTTACGTGTCTCGACCGGGAACACCCCGGAGAGACGGGCCACCCCGACGTCGACTACCGGGCGTTGGACCTGACCGACTCCGGCGCGGTGTTCGACGCGCTCACGGCCGCGGAGCCCGACGCGGTCGTCCACTGGGCCGCGATCCCGGTCGCGGGTCGTCACCCGAGCGTGGACCTCTACCGGAACAACACCCTCGCGGCGCACGCTGTTCTGACGGCCGCCGGTCGCGTGGGGGCCAGAATCGTCCAGGCGTCGTCCGACGGCGCCTACGGCTTCTTCTTCGCCGAGGAGACGCCGGTTCCCGACGAACTCCCGGTCACCGAGGACCACGCCCTGCGGCCCGAGGATCCGTACGGGCTCTCGAAGGTCGTGACCGAGGAGATCGGCAGGACGGTCGCTCGGAGGGACGGCGTCCCGGTCTCGTCGGTGCGGCCATCGTGGATCCAGTTCCCCGGCGACTACCCCTGCCGGGACGACGAGTACGTCAGCGACCTCGCGGCCGGCGCCGGCAACTTCTGGTCGTACGTCGACGTCCGCGACGTCGTCGGTGTGGTCGAGGCCGCCCTGACCGCCGACTTCGCGGGCCACGAAGCGTTCAACTGCGTGGCTCCGGACAACGCGCTCGGCCGCCCGCTGCGGGAGTTACTGCGCGAACACTACGGCCGGCTTCCTGAAGACTGCACCGTCGAAGGGGACGCGGCCGCGTACTCGACCGCGAAAGCGGCGGACGTCCTCGGCTGGGAACCCACCCGGTCGTGGCGCGAGGCGGCCGACGAATCCGTCCCCGAGCCGACGGTGTGA
- a CDS encoding M28 family metallopeptidase, giving the protein MSTWIGELFTSNVGWNHLERLVDIGDRMAGSDGEREAAAVTRDALEDAGARNARLESFEIQGWARGDSSILVGETGQDCIALPRSPADRVEAPLIDLGYGLPEDFEETDVEGAIVMVRSDMPDYYDRYVHRREKYYHAVDSGAVGFVYRNHVEGCLPPTGSVGTAADPIGEIPAVGVSSEVGARLARRFDGEAVTVSVEADVHPAESRNVHAELGPDTDERVLVTSHVDAHDIAEGALDNGAGTAMVVELANALATREDDLETRVEFVAYGAEEVGLVGSNYHADETDHDSIKAIVNNDGVVRGRTLEFTTHGFDDLEDAAEAVAARYDHPVETVPRLGPHSDHWPFVQWGVPGYHVLSTSDEVGRGWGHTFADTLDKLEKRDLREQAILLTDLVVALASEDTAVERRSPDEVADDLEAQDLAEGMRITGDWPYDD; this is encoded by the coding sequence ATGTCCACGTGGATCGGTGAGTTGTTCACCAGTAACGTTGGCTGGAATCACCTCGAGCGATTGGTCGACATCGGCGACCGCATGGCCGGAAGCGACGGCGAGCGCGAGGCCGCGGCGGTAACCCGCGACGCACTCGAGGACGCCGGCGCCCGGAACGCCCGGCTCGAGTCGTTCGAGATCCAGGGGTGGGCTCGCGGCGACAGTTCGATCCTCGTCGGCGAGACCGGACAGGACTGCATCGCGCTCCCGCGCAGTCCCGCCGATCGCGTCGAGGCGCCGCTGATCGACCTCGGCTACGGCCTCCCCGAAGACTTCGAGGAGACCGACGTCGAGGGCGCGATCGTCATGGTCCGCAGCGACATGCCGGACTACTACGATCGGTACGTCCACCGCCGGGAGAAGTACTACCACGCCGTCGACAGCGGCGCCGTCGGCTTCGTCTACCGCAACCACGTCGAAGGCTGCCTCCCGCCGACCGGCAGCGTCGGGACGGCTGCAGATCCGATCGGCGAAATTCCGGCCGTCGGCGTCTCGAGCGAAGTCGGGGCGCGCCTGGCGCGGCGATTCGACGGCGAGGCCGTCACGGTCTCGGTCGAGGCGGACGTCCACCCGGCCGAGAGCCGGAACGTCCACGCCGAACTCGGACCCGACACCGACGAGCGCGTGCTCGTGACGAGCCACGTCGACGCCCACGACATCGCCGAGGGGGCGCTCGACAACGGCGCGGGCACCGCGATGGTCGTCGAACTCGCGAACGCGCTCGCAACGCGCGAGGACGACTTAGAGACCCGCGTCGAGTTCGTCGCTTACGGCGCCGAGGAGGTCGGCCTGGTCGGTTCCAACTACCACGCCGACGAGACCGACCACGATTCGATCAAGGCGATCGTCAACAACGACGGCGTCGTCCGAGGTCGAACGCTCGAGTTCACGACGCACGGCTTCGACGACCTCGAGGACGCCGCCGAGGCGGTCGCGGCGCGGTACGACCATCCGGTCGAGACGGTTCCCCGGCTCGGGCCCCACAGCGACCACTGGCCGTTCGTCCAGTGGGGGGTCCCGGGATATCACGTCCTGTCCACGTCCGACGAGGTCGGCCGCGGCTGGGGTCACACCTTCGCCGACACGCTCGACAAACTCGAGAAGCGCGACCTTCGCGAGCAGGCGATCCTCCTGACCGACCTCGTAGTCGCGCTCGCGAGCGAGGACACCGCCGTCGAACGCCGCTCGCCCGACGAGGTCGCCGACGACCTCGAGGCCCAGGACCTCGCGGAAGGGATGCGGATCACGGGCGACTGGCCGTACGACGATTGA
- the nth gene encoding endonuclease III: protein MGTPRETTQEQAEEIVERLEEAYPDSTISLRYSNRLELLIAVILSAQCTDERVNEETKHLFEKYDGPEDYAAVPEEELAEDLSSITYYNSKAGYIKSSCEAILEEHDGEVPDTMDELTELSGVGRKTANVVLQHGHDVVEGIVVDTHVQRLSRRLGLTEETRPEAIERELMEIVPEGYWQQFTHLCIDHGRATCTARNPDCSECVLADVCPSEKGDGEIDLASGEPW from the coding sequence ATGGGAACCCCACGCGAGACGACGCAGGAACAGGCCGAGGAGATCGTCGAGCGCCTGGAGGAGGCCTACCCCGACTCGACCATCTCGCTGCGGTACTCGAACCGGCTCGAGTTGCTGATCGCCGTGATCCTCTCGGCGCAGTGTACGGACGAGCGCGTCAACGAGGAGACGAAGCACCTGTTCGAGAAGTACGACGGGCCCGAAGACTACGCGGCCGTTCCGGAGGAGGAACTCGCCGAGGACCTGAGCTCGATCACCTACTACAACAGCAAGGCCGGCTACATCAAGAGCTCCTGCGAGGCGATCCTCGAGGAGCACGACGGCGAGGTCCCCGACACGATGGACGAGCTGACGGAGCTCTCGGGCGTCGGCCGGAAGACGGCCAACGTCGTGCTCCAGCACGGCCACGACGTCGTCGAAGGGATCGTCGTCGATACGCACGTCCAGCGACTCTCCCGGCGCCTGGGGCTTACGGAAGAAACGCGACCCGAGGCGATCGAACGGGAGCTGATGGAAATCGTCCCCGAAGGGTACTGGCAGCAGTTCACCCACCTCTGTATCGACCACGGCCGGGCGACCTGTACGGCCCGCAACCCCGACTGCAGCGAGTGCGTGCTCGCCGACGTCTGTCCCTCGGAGAAGGGAGACGGCGAGATCGACCTCGCCTCCGGCGAGCCCTGGTAG
- the mvaD gene encoding phosphomevalonate decarboxylase MvaD, translating to MKATAMAHPIQGLVKYHGMRDDIRRLPYHDSISVCTAPSHTRTTVEFSMEYDEDTFVVDGEELEGRAAERVEAVVEKARDRSDAAHTVYPVRLESENSFPTNVGLGSSSSGFAAAAMALAEAAELDADRGTISTIARVGSASAARAVTGAFSQLHTGLNDEDCRSKRIPSDLHEDLKIVIGLVPYHKETEDAHDEAADSHMFQARNAHIHGQLAEMRDALRNDDFDRAFELAEHDSLSLAATTMTGPEGWVYWQPATLAVFNTVRELREEEDIPVYFSTDTGASVYVNTTEEHVDRVEEAVADCGVSTTVWDVGGPARLLDEDKHLF from the coding sequence ATGAAAGCGACCGCGATGGCCCACCCGATCCAGGGGCTGGTCAAGTACCACGGGATGCGCGACGACATTCGGCGTCTCCCCTACCACGACAGCATCAGCGTCTGTACGGCCCCGAGTCACACCCGAACGACCGTCGAGTTCTCGATGGAGTACGACGAGGATACCTTCGTCGTCGACGGCGAGGAACTCGAGGGACGAGCCGCCGAGCGCGTCGAGGCCGTCGTCGAGAAGGCCCGCGACCGGTCCGACGCCGCGCACACGGTGTACCCGGTGCGCCTCGAGAGCGAGAACAGCTTCCCGACGAACGTCGGCCTGGGATCGTCGTCGTCGGGCTTCGCCGCCGCGGCGATGGCGCTCGCGGAGGCGGCCGAACTCGACGCCGACCGGGGAACGATCTCGACGATCGCCCGCGTCGGCTCGGCCTCGGCCGCCCGCGCGGTGACGGGCGCGTTCTCGCAGCTTCACACCGGACTGAACGACGAGGACTGCCGGTCGAAGCGGATTCCGAGCGACCTCCACGAGGACCTGAAGATCGTCATCGGACTCGTGCCGTACCACAAGGAGACCGAGGACGCTCACGACGAGGCCGCCGACAGCCACATGTTCCAGGCCCGCAACGCCCACATCCACGGCCAGCTCGCCGAGATGCGCGACGCCCTCCGGAACGACGACTTCGACCGGGCGTTCGAACTCGCCGAGCACGACTCGCTCTCGCTCGCCGCGACGACGATGACCGGCCCCGAAGGGTGGGTCTACTGGCAGCCGGCGACGCTCGCCGTCTTCAACACCGTTCGCGAACTCCGCGAGGAAGAGGATATTCCGGTCTACTTCTCGACCGACACCGGCGCCAGCGTCTACGTCAACACGACCGAGGAGCACGTCGACCGCGTCGAGGAGGCGGTCGCCGACTGCGGCGTCTCGACGACCGTCTGGGACGTCGGCGGCCCCGCGCGGCTGCTCGACGAGGACAAGCACCTGTTCTAG
- a CDS encoding methylmalonyl-CoA mutase family protein, with product MYDDEDLESIRQAGAEWEAETLEPTLDAHGERRDRFATVSNLEVDRLYTPDDVSDLDYLEDLGFPGEEPYTRGPYPTMYRGRTWTMRQFAGFGTAEETNERFHYLIDQGQTGLSTAFDMPTLMGLDSDDPMSEGEIGKEGVAVDTLRDMEILFDGIDLEEISTSFTINPSAPVIYAMYVALADQQGVPREKIRGTLQNDMFKEFIAQKEWVIPPEPSLELVTDTIEFSTEQTPKFHPVSISGYHIREAGSTAVQELAFTLADGFGYVEDAVDRGLDVDEFAPRLSFFFNCHNSFFEEIAKYRAARRIYARVMDDWYGAGRAESKRLKFHTQTAGQSLTAQQPLNNVARVTIQALAGVLGGTQSLHTNSFDEALALPGEKAVRVALRTQQIIAEESGAADIVDPLGGSFAVEALTNETEERAMRYIEEIRDMGDGSVRDGILQGIDEGYFLREIQEASYEYQERVERGEEVVVGVNEYTIEEDTSPDILQVDETTADRQLRRLEEVKAERDDAAVEEALSTLQDAIERDENTMPYIIDAVKAYATMGEIMQVFEAEHGAYSEQIGLA from the coding sequence ATGTACGACGACGAGGATCTCGAGTCCATTCGACAGGCCGGCGCGGAGTGGGAAGCAGAGACGCTCGAACCGACGCTCGACGCACACGGCGAGCGCCGGGACCGGTTCGCGACGGTCTCGAACCTCGAGGTGGACCGCCTCTACACGCCCGACGACGTAAGCGATCTGGACTACCTCGAGGATCTCGGCTTTCCCGGCGAGGAGCCCTACACCCGCGGTCCGTACCCGACGATGTATCGCGGACGGACGTGGACGATGCGCCAGTTCGCCGGCTTCGGAACGGCGGAGGAGACCAACGAGCGCTTTCACTACCTGATCGACCAGGGCCAGACCGGCCTCTCGACGGCGTTCGACATGCCGACGCTGATGGGACTCGACTCGGACGACCCGATGAGCGAGGGCGAGATCGGGAAGGAGGGCGTCGCCGTCGACACCCTCCGGGACATGGAGATCCTCTTCGACGGGATCGACCTCGAGGAGATCTCGACGAGTTTCACGATCAACCCCTCCGCGCCGGTGATCTACGCGATGTACGTCGCGCTGGCGGATCAGCAGGGCGTTCCCCGCGAGAAGATCCGGGGCACCCTCCAGAACGACATGTTCAAGGAGTTCATCGCCCAGAAGGAGTGGGTGATCCCGCCGGAGCCCTCCCTCGAACTCGTCACCGACACGATCGAGTTCTCGACCGAACAGACGCCGAAGTTCCACCCCGTCTCGATCTCGGGCTATCACATCCGCGAGGCCGGCTCGACCGCGGTCCAGGAGCTCGCGTTCACCCTCGCGGACGGCTTCGGCTACGTCGAAGACGCGGTGGATCGCGGGCTCGACGTCGACGAGTTCGCGCCGCGACTCTCCTTTTTCTTCAACTGCCACAACTCCTTCTTCGAGGAGATCGCGAAGTACCGCGCGGCGCGGCGGATCTACGCCCGCGTGATGGACGACTGGTACGGTGCGGGGCGAGCCGAGTCGAAACGCCTGAAATTCCACACCCAGACGGCGGGCCAGTCCCTGACGGCCCAGCAGCCGCTGAACAACGTCGCTCGCGTGACGATCCAGGCGCTGGCCGGCGTCCTCGGCGGTACGCAGTCGCTGCACACCAACAGCTTCGACGAGGCGCTCGCGCTGCCGGGCGAGAAGGCCGTCCGCGTGGCGCTGCGGACCCAGCAGATCATCGCCGAGGAGTCGGGCGCCGCGGACATCGTCGATCCGCTCGGCGGGAGCTTCGCCGTCGAGGCCCTCACCAACGAGACGGAGGAGCGCGCGATGCGCTACATCGAGGAGATCCGCGACATGGGCGACGGCTCGGTCCGCGACGGGATCCTCCAGGGGATCGACGAGGGCTACTTCCTCCGGGAGATCCAGGAGGCCTCCTACGAGTACCAGGAACGGGTCGAACGCGGCGAGGAGGTCGTCGTCGGCGTCAACGAGTACACGATCGAGGAGGACACCAGCCCCGACATCCTCCAGGTCGACGAGACCACGGCCGATCGGCAGCTGCGTCGGCTCGAGGAGGTCAAGGCCGAACGCGACGACGCGGCCGTCGAGGAGGCGCTGTCGACCCTTCAGGACGCGATCGAGCGCGACGAGAACACGATGCCGTACATCATCGACGCGGTGAAGGCCTACGCGACGATGGGCGAGATCATGCAGGTGTTCGAGGCCGAACACGGCGCCTACAGCGAGCAGATCGGTCTCGCCTGA
- a CDS encoding DUF7541 family protein — protein MADHSTGTEQPTASSPWPVLVAVGLVLSEVGVFVDLFPIAVGGIVLFAASVTGFVAESGHVSSPRPLAIGLGLVFVALGTLLYALGTELVIVAGSERLFGLASRGLAIAVAGVVTVVGAVALRYRNA, from the coding sequence ATGGCCGACCACTCGACGGGTACCGAGCAGCCGACCGCCTCGAGCCCCTGGCCCGTCCTCGTCGCCGTGGGGCTCGTCCTCTCCGAGGTCGGGGTGTTCGTCGACCTCTTCCCGATCGCGGTCGGCGGCATCGTGCTCTTCGCGGCGAGCGTCACCGGCTTCGTCGCCGAGTCGGGACACGTCTCGAGCCCGCGGCCGCTCGCGATCGGTCTGGGGCTCGTCTTCGTCGCGCTGGGGACGCTGCTGTACGCCCTCGGGACCGAACTGGTGATCGTCGCCGGCAGCGAGCGACTGTTCGGTCTCGCGAGCCGCGGCCTCGCGATCGCCGTCGCCGGCGTCGTCACCGTCGTCGGTGCGGTCGCCCTGCGGTATCGAAACGCCTGA
- the fen gene encoding flap endonuclease-1, with protein MGNAALRDIAVIEEVPFDEIEGVIAVDAHNWLYRYLTTTVKWTASDKYTTADGTEVANLIGIVQGISRFFEHDVTPVMVFDGGPSQLKEDEIESRREQRRSYEDQLETAREEGDEVAIARLESRTQRLTPTIQETSRELLELLDVPIVEAPAEGEAQAAHMVRRGDADYVGSEDYDALLFGAPLTLRQLTSKGDPELMDLEATLARHDLTLEQLIDAAILIGTDFNEGVSGIGPKTAIAEITERGDLWSVLEARGDAVEYGDRVRQLFRDPDVSDDYAFETSLEPDLEAARAYVTDEWGVAAGEVERSFERIEECVTQTGLDRWT; from the coding sequence ATGGGTAACGCTGCACTGCGGGACATCGCGGTCATCGAGGAGGTGCCGTTCGACGAGATCGAGGGCGTCATCGCCGTCGACGCTCACAACTGGCTCTACCGGTACCTGACGACGACCGTCAAGTGGACGGCCAGCGACAAGTACACGACCGCCGACGGCACCGAAGTCGCGAACCTCATCGGGATCGTCCAGGGAATTTCGCGCTTTTTCGAACACGACGTGACGCCGGTGATGGTCTTCGACGGCGGCCCCTCCCAGCTGAAAGAAGACGAGATCGAGTCCCGTCGCGAACAGCGCCGGAGCTACGAGGACCAGCTCGAGACCGCCCGCGAGGAGGGCGACGAGGTCGCCATCGCCCGGCTCGAGTCCCGCACGCAGCGGCTGACGCCGACGATCCAGGAGACGAGCCGGGAGCTGCTCGAGCTGCTCGACGTGCCGATCGTCGAGGCCCCCGCCGAGGGCGAGGCCCAGGCCGCCCACATGGTCAGGCGCGGCGACGCCGACTACGTCGGCTCGGAGGACTACGACGCGCTGCTCTTCGGCGCACCGCTGACGCTGCGACAGCTGACGAGCAAGGGCGATCCCGAACTCATGGACCTCGAGGCGACGCTCGCCCGCCACGACCTCACCCTCGAGCAGCTGATCGACGCCGCGATCCTCATCGGGACGGACTTCAACGAGGGCGTCTCCGGCATCGGCCCGAAGACGGCGATCGCCGAGATCACCGAGCGCGGCGACCTCTGGAGCGTGCTCGAGGCCCGCGGGGACGCGGTCGAGTACGGCGACCGGGTCCGACAGCTGTTTCGCGATCCCGACGTGAGCGACGACTACGCGTTCGAGACGTCGCTCGAGCCGGATCTCGAGGCCGCGAGAGCGTACGTCACCGACGAGTGGGGCGTCGCCGCCGGCGAAGTCGAACGGAGCTTCGAGCGGATCGAAGAGTGCGTCACCCAGACCGGCCTGGACCGCTGGACCTGA
- a CDS encoding polyprenyl synthetase family protein, protein MRETLAEWRPAIDEAIADLVPREVDEDYLEEFFGEPTYEYDSEGIQRALSDPLWELLDRGGKRWRAVLFLVFVDAFGEDPADYLRYACIPEILHNGTIIVDDVEDEASMRRGGPALHHVFEEDVVLNAGNAMYFLPLKILTQEHADFPADRRLAAYEMLMDELNRTHLGQGMDICWHNEREVRVTPAQYLEMCACKTGCLGRIVARLAAIITDRPADVEEAVASYAELTAVAFQIGDDILDVENSLGRAGEFGKEFGNDVREGKKTLLVIHAIGESDAETTRRLEEILEADENTDEEILEALSILEEAGSIEYARDRALGLAAEARDEIDGLEFDPETARKLEEFTEFVIDRDV, encoded by the coding sequence ATGCGGGAGACGCTTGCCGAGTGGCGGCCGGCTATCGACGAGGCGATCGCCGATCTCGTTCCGCGCGAGGTCGACGAGGACTACCTCGAGGAATTCTTCGGCGAGCCGACCTACGAGTACGATTCGGAGGGCATACAGCGAGCGCTTTCGGATCCCCTCTGGGAACTGCTCGATCGGGGCGGCAAACGCTGGCGCGCGGTGCTCTTTCTCGTCTTCGTCGACGCCTTCGGAGAGGATCCGGCGGACTACCTGCGGTACGCCTGTATTCCGGAGATTCTGCACAACGGAACGATCATCGTCGACGACGTCGAGGACGAGGCGTCGATGCGACGCGGGGGGCCGGCGCTCCACCACGTCTTCGAGGAAGACGTCGTGCTGAACGCCGGCAACGCGATGTACTTCCTGCCGCTGAAGATCCTGACGCAGGAACACGCCGACTTCCCGGCGGACCGACGGCTGGCCGCCTACGAGATGCTGATGGACGAACTCAACCGAACCCACCTCGGCCAGGGGATGGACATCTGCTGGCACAACGAACGCGAGGTCCGGGTCACGCCCGCGCAGTACCTCGAGATGTGCGCCTGCAAGACCGGCTGTCTGGGGCGGATCGTCGCGCGGCTGGCGGCGATCATCACCGACCGGCCGGCCGACGTCGAGGAAGCCGTCGCCAGCTACGCCGAACTGACCGCGGTCGCCTTCCAGATCGGCGACGACATCCTGGACGTCGAGAACTCGCTCGGCCGCGCCGGCGAGTTCGGCAAGGAGTTCGGCAACGACGTCCGCGAGGGGAAGAAGACGCTGCTCGTGATCCACGCCATCGGGGAGAGCGACGCCGAGACGACCCGCCGGCTCGAGGAGATCCTCGAGGCCGACGAGAACACCGACGAGGAGATCCTCGAGGCGCTCTCGATCCTCGAGGAGGCCGGCAGCATCGAGTACGCCCGCGACCGGGCGCTCGGGCTGGCCGCCGAGGCGCGCGACGAGATCGACGGACTCGAGTTCGATCCGGAAACCGCGCGCAAGCTCGAGGAGTTCACCGAGTTCGTTATCGATCGCGACGTCTGA
- a CDS encoding DUF7520 family protein — MTTDADRTAGRTLEGQRLVLALGLALVAVTAAFGALLGYALPALSGLEEVTVFGVAFVVSPATFALYGGATVGAFLVTLLLVVRAVSEFDEHAV, encoded by the coding sequence GTGACGACCGACGCCGACCGAACCGCCGGCCGAACGCTCGAGGGCCAGCGTCTCGTCCTCGCCCTCGGCCTCGCGCTCGTCGCCGTGACGGCCGCCTTCGGGGCGCTCCTCGGCTACGCGCTCCCGGCCCTGAGCGGTCTCGAGGAGGTGACCGTCTTCGGGGTCGCGTTCGTCGTCTCGCCGGCGACGTTCGCCCTCTACGGCGGCGCGACCGTCGGCGCGTTTCTGGTGACGCTGTTGCTCGTCGTGAGGGCCGTCTCCGAATTCGACGAGCACGCGGTCTGA
- a CDS encoding DUF6684 family protein: MSRSAFDSEIALDLAVNLIPLAILLFFVAVFAVFNPWGFDPLRSGTQFAIMLSMAGGIAIATYFAARVIETDEHTRG; this comes from the coding sequence ATGAGCAGAAGTGCATTCGACTCCGAGATCGCGCTCGACCTCGCAGTCAACCTGATCCCGTTAGCGATCCTGCTCTTCTTCGTCGCGGTCTTCGCCGTGTTCAATCCGTGGGGGTTCGATCCCCTCCGGTCGGGGACCCAGTTCGCCATCATGCTGTCGATGGCCGGCGGTATCGCGATCGCGACCTACTTCGCGGCGCGCGTGATCGAGACTGACGAACACACCAGGGGGTGA
- a CDS encoding Gfo/Idh/MocA family protein yields the protein MEFGILGTAGIARKSVVPAIRASEHRVGAIASRDAERARTVADEFAIPRSYDAYDDLLDDSRIAAVYVPVPNALHAEWTKRAADAGLDVLCEKPLAVDADEAREVAAYCDERNVTLMEAFMYRHHPRTERAVELAREELDDVRSVAASFKFSLYDDPENVRLDPDLAGGSLMDVGCYAVSAARQFLGEPERVYAHAHDSRSAGVDTELAGILEYADGSSARIASGFDTQKVQRYRVEGSNGWIEVEDAFDAPLDEPLELEYRIDGEHAIETFDPADHYRLEVEHFARCVEADARPRTDAAEAIANMRVIDALYESAERGEPVATT from the coding sequence ATGGAATTTGGCATTCTCGGTACGGCGGGGATCGCGCGGAAATCGGTGGTACCCGCGATTCGAGCGAGCGAGCACCGCGTCGGCGCGATCGCGTCCCGCGACGCCGAGCGGGCCCGAACGGTCGCAGACGAGTTCGCTATCCCGCGGAGCTACGACGCGTACGACGACCTCCTGGACGATTCCCGGATCGCCGCGGTCTACGTCCCCGTCCCTAACGCGCTCCACGCCGAGTGGACGAAACGAGCGGCCGACGCCGGACTGGACGTCCTCTGTGAGAAACCGCTGGCGGTCGACGCGGACGAAGCGCGCGAGGTCGCCGCGTACTGCGATGAGCGAAACGTCACGCTCATGGAGGCGTTCATGTATCGCCACCACCCTCGCACCGAGCGCGCGGTCGAGCTCGCGCGCGAGGAACTCGACGACGTTCGCTCGGTAGCCGCGTCGTTCAAGTTCTCGCTGTACGACGATCCGGAGAACGTCCGGCTCGATCCCGACCTCGCCGGCGGATCGCTGATGGACGTCGGCTGTTACGCCGTTTCGGCCGCGCGCCAGTTCCTCGGGGAACCGGAGCGGGTCTACGCTCACGCGCACGACTCGCGGAGCGCGGGCGTCGACACCGAACTCGCTGGTATTCTCGAGTACGCCGACGGGTCGTCGGCCCGGATCGCCTCCGGCTTCGATACACAGAAGGTTCAGCGATATCGCGTCGAGGGATCGAACGGCTGGATCGAGGTCGAAGACGCGTTCGACGCCCCGCTCGACGAACCGCTCGAGTTGGAGTACCGGATCGATGGCGAACACGCCATCGAGACGTTCGATCCCGCCGATCACTATCGTCTGGAAGTCGAACACTTCGCCCGCTGCGTCGAGGCGGACGCCCGCCCCCGAACCGACGCCGCCGAGGCGATCGCGAACATGCGAGTGATCGACGCCCTGTACGAGAGCGCCGAGCGCGGGGAACCGGTCGCGACGACGTAG
- a CDS encoding NAD(+)/NADH kinase yields the protein MVAAWSPDDEKAVVGVVDRETSASESSADVDDSLEAALADRDASVVSGSIEDVLAVEPTLLVAAGEADLSAVARSETATPVLPVGDVAGLESIPTDRLPEAFEAALAGEARTQSRPVLGVELEEESYRALFDATLVTDEPARISEYSVRSGGDLVASFRADGVVVASPAGTEGYASAVGAPSLSAAVDAVAVAPISPFATRMRRWVLPDDAVTLAVERDEGDVVLVVDGRSVAAVPVRSTVSIAVDGALETLVVPSASLEDR from the coding sequence ATGGTCGCCGCGTGGAGCCCGGACGACGAGAAGGCCGTCGTCGGCGTCGTCGATCGCGAGACGAGCGCGAGCGAGTCATCCGCCGACGTGGACGACTCGCTCGAGGCCGCGCTCGCGGACCGCGACGCGTCGGTCGTCAGCGGCTCGATCGAGGACGTCCTCGCCGTGGAGCCGACGCTGCTGGTCGCAGCGGGCGAGGCGGACCTCTCGGCGGTCGCTCGGAGCGAAACGGCCACCCCCGTCCTTCCCGTCGGCGACGTCGCCGGACTCGAGTCGATCCCGACGGACCGACTTCCGGAGGCGTTCGAGGCCGCGCTCGCGGGGGAGGCGCGGACGCAGAGCCGCCCCGTTCTCGGCGTCGAACTCGAGGAAGAGTCCTATCGCGCCCTGTTCGACGCGACGCTGGTAACCGACGAGCCGGCCCGGATCTCGGAGTACAGCGTCCGCAGCGGCGGCGACCTCGTCGCCTCGTTTCGCGCGGACGGCGTCGTCGTGGCGTCGCCCGCGGGAACGGAGGGCTACGCGAGCGCCGTCGGCGCACCGTCGCTCTCGGCGGCGGTCGACGCCGTCGCGGTCGCTCCGATCAGTCCCTTCGCTACCCGAATGCGTCGGTGGGTGCTCCCCGACGACGCGGTTACGCTCGCGGTCGAACGCGACGAGGGCGACGTCGTCCTCGTCGTCGACGGCCGATCGGTCGCCGCGGTTCCGGTGCGTTCGACGGTCAGTATCGCCGTCGACGGGGCGCTCGAGACGCTGGTCGTTCCGTCGGCGTCGCTCGAAGACCGGTAG